In Humulus lupulus chromosome 7, drHumLupu1.1, whole genome shotgun sequence, the following are encoded in one genomic region:
- the LOC133788906 gene encoding uncharacterized protein LOC133788906 isoform X2 has product MVLNAGKNKLKSMNDVRSNTSLRAIILNDNEISSICRLDQMKELNTIVLSKNPIGEIGDSLINVKSLTKLSLSYCQIRNISASLKSCVELKELRLAHNDIKSLPVELAYNKDIQNLDLGYNAITTWSDVKVLNSFVSLKNLNLQGNPIAENEKSVKKIKNTFPNLHVFNAKPMNKYIKNDKIDLDSSLAADKDPETQTEEMRDHVNRKTSKNSVVEQGRVSSDRPSDFVMKKKVKGKKDETRNNASEVPSRNDEKRDQVKPKKSKHHDPELEKKSKQESEEQNGKLQKRKVTFIEDDTKVKKLQKKSKVKWSELDVIDDGEASFVELLKASGEEDHNYKREMKLADKSTGGIVTFPGKMKKAKSQSTGSVSSFSPEVEVGMGGPSTWGD; this is encoded by the exons ATG GTCTTGAATGCAGGCAAGAATAAGCTTAAGTCTATGAATGATGTCCGGTCAAATACATCTTTACGAGCTATAATTTTGAATG ATAATGAAATTAGTTCAATTTGCAGGCTGGATCAAATGAAAGAATTGAACACTATTG TTCTTTCAAAAAACCCAATTGGTGAAATTGGCGATTCTTTGATAAATGTAAAATCTCTAACAAAG CTCTCTCTTTCTTATTGCCAGATTCGAAATATAAGTGCTTCACTGAAGTCTTGTGTTGAATTAAAAGAGCTGAGACTGGCTCACAATGATATCAAG AGTCTTCCTGTTGAGTTGGCCTATAACAAGGATATACAGAACTTAGATCTGGGGTATAATGCGATCACAACATGGTCAGATGTAAAG GTCCTTAATTCTTTTGTTAGCCTGAAAAATCTAAATTTGCAAGGGAACCCTATTGCTGAAAATGAGAAATCAGTGAAAAAG ATAAAAAATACTTTCCCAAACTTGCATGTATTCAATGCGAAACCAATGAACAAATACATCAAGAATGACAAGATTGACTTGGATTCTTCACTTGCTGCTGACAAAGATCCAGAAACTCAAACAGAAGAAATGAGAGATCATGTCAACCGCAAGACCTCTAAAAATTCTGTCGTAGAACAGGGGAGGGTCAGTTCTGATAGGCCAAGTGACTTTGTTATGAAGAAGAAAGTGAAGGGGAAAAAAGATGAAACAAGAAACAATGCCTCAGAAGTTCCTTCTCGCAATGATGAGAAGAGAGATCAGGTCAAGCCTAAGAAATCAAAACACCATGATCCTGAACTAGAAAAAAAGTCTAAACAAGAAAGTGAAGAACAGAATGGCAAGCTGCAAAAGAGAAAAGTGACATTCATAGAAGATGATACCAAGGTGAAgaaactacaaaaaaaatcaaaggtAAAGTGGAGCGAGCTGGATGTTATTGATGATGGAGAAGCTTCATTTGTCGAGCTTTTAAAGGCTAGTGGCGAAGAAGATCACAATTACAAAAGGGAAATGAAGCTTGCTGACAAGTCTACAGGTGGCATAGTAACCTTCCCTGGTAAGATGAAGAAAGCTAAGTCCCAGAGCACTGGTTCTGTTTCAAGTTTCTCACCAGAAGTTGAAGTTGGAATGGGTGGCCCGTCAACATGGGGTGATTAA
- the LOC133788906 gene encoding uncharacterized protein LOC133788906 isoform X1 yields the protein MTRLSSDHVLKENNTRDPSTIEALSLNHRALSDVSCLKDFKSLERLDLRLNNLTSLEGLKLCTNLRWLSVAENKLESLKGIEALTQLTVLNAGKNKLKSMNDVRSNTSLRAIILNDNEISSICRLDQMKELNTIVLSKNPIGEIGDSLINVKSLTKLSLSYCQIRNISASLKSCVELKELRLAHNDIKSLPVELAYNKDIQNLDLGYNAITTWSDVKVLNSFVSLKNLNLQGNPIAENEKSVKKIKNTFPNLHVFNAKPMNKYIKNDKIDLDSSLAADKDPETQTEEMRDHVNRKTSKNSVVEQGRVSSDRPSDFVMKKKVKGKKDETRNNASEVPSRNDEKRDQVKPKKSKHHDPELEKKSKQESEEQNGKLQKRKVTFIEDDTKVKKLQKKSKVKWSELDVIDDGEASFVELLKASGEEDHNYKREMKLADKSTGGIVTFPGKMKKAKSQSTGSVSSFSPEVEVGMGGPSTWGD from the exons GTCTCTTGCTTGAAGGACTTCAAGAGCTTGGAGAGGCTCGATCTAAGGCTCAACAATCTCACTTCTCTTGAG GGTTTGAAGTTGTGTACAAATTTGAGATGGTTATCAGTTGCGGAGAACAAATTGGAGAGCTTGAAAGGAATTGAAGCACTTACTCAGCTCACT GTCTTGAATGCAGGCAAGAATAAGCTTAAGTCTATGAATGATGTCCGGTCAAATACATCTTTACGAGCTATAATTTTGAATG ATAATGAAATTAGTTCAATTTGCAGGCTGGATCAAATGAAAGAATTGAACACTATTG TTCTTTCAAAAAACCCAATTGGTGAAATTGGCGATTCTTTGATAAATGTAAAATCTCTAACAAAG CTCTCTCTTTCTTATTGCCAGATTCGAAATATAAGTGCTTCACTGAAGTCTTGTGTTGAATTAAAAGAGCTGAGACTGGCTCACAATGATATCAAG AGTCTTCCTGTTGAGTTGGCCTATAACAAGGATATACAGAACTTAGATCTGGGGTATAATGCGATCACAACATGGTCAGATGTAAAG GTCCTTAATTCTTTTGTTAGCCTGAAAAATCTAAATTTGCAAGGGAACCCTATTGCTGAAAATGAGAAATCAGTGAAAAAG ATAAAAAATACTTTCCCAAACTTGCATGTATTCAATGCGAAACCAATGAACAAATACATCAAGAATGACAAGATTGACTTGGATTCTTCACTTGCTGCTGACAAAGATCCAGAAACTCAAACAGAAGAAATGAGAGATCATGTCAACCGCAAGACCTCTAAAAATTCTGTCGTAGAACAGGGGAGGGTCAGTTCTGATAGGCCAAGTGACTTTGTTATGAAGAAGAAAGTGAAGGGGAAAAAAGATGAAACAAGAAACAATGCCTCAGAAGTTCCTTCTCGCAATGATGAGAAGAGAGATCAGGTCAAGCCTAAGAAATCAAAACACCATGATCCTGAACTAGAAAAAAAGTCTAAACAAGAAAGTGAAGAACAGAATGGCAAGCTGCAAAAGAGAAAAGTGACATTCATAGAAGATGATACCAAGGTGAAgaaactacaaaaaaaatcaaaggtAAAGTGGAGCGAGCTGGATGTTATTGATGATGGAGAAGCTTCATTTGTCGAGCTTTTAAAGGCTAGTGGCGAAGAAGATCACAATTACAAAAGGGAAATGAAGCTTGCTGACAAGTCTACAGGTGGCATAGTAACCTTCCCTGGTAAGATGAAGAAAGCTAAGTCCCAGAGCACTGGTTCTGTTTCAAGTTTCTCACCAGAAGTTGAAGTTGGAATGGGTGGCCCGTCAACATGGGGTGATTAA